From a single Rosa rugosa chromosome 7, drRosRugo1.1, whole genome shotgun sequence genomic region:
- the LOC133722995 gene encoding agamous-like MADS-box protein AGL29, whose translation MEGRKTRGRQKIEIKKIANADDRHVTFSKRRSGIYKKCNELATLCGAEVGVVVFSESEKPFSYGNPSIESIADRFLNLQPPQENSDDRIAGSLVGAYKRARYMEILNKHNELEDKLRDEQLREKVLLQKERARASAEQEGLGWWQRPIKELDSEELKQMYASFQNLHNSLSNHLVHLNVATHNVNNNNNIINMQ comes from the coding sequence atGGAAGGCAGGAAGACCAGAGGACGGCAGAAGATTGAaataaagaaaattgcaaatgcAGACGATCGCCATGTCACTTTTTCAAAGAGGAGATCTGGCATTTACAAAAAGTGCAACGAGCTAGCAACCCTATGCGGTGCAGAGGTTGGTGTCGTGGTGTTCTCCGAATCTGAGAAACCATTCTCGTACGGTAACCCCTCTATCGAATCCATAGCTGACCGATTCTTAAACCTCCAGCCTCCTCAAGAAAATAGCGATGACAGGATCGCTGGTTCTCTTGTGGGAGCATACAAGCGTGCAAGATACATGGAGATACTGAACAAGCACAATGAGTTAGAAGACAAGCTCAGGGATGAACAGCTTCGAGAGAAAGTACTTCTGCAGAAAGAAAGAGCAAGAGCAAGTGCAGAGCAAGAAGGCCTCGGCTGGTGGCAGCGTCCTATTAAGGAGCTAGACTCGGAGGAACTAAAACAAATGTATGCTTCCTTCCAGAACCTCCACAATAGTCTCTCTAATCATCTGGTTCATCTCAATGTTGCCACCCATAAtgttaataataataacaatattaTTAACATGCAATAA